The Xiphophorus hellerii strain 12219 chromosome 3, Xiphophorus_hellerii-4.1, whole genome shotgun sequence genome segment ttttttctacttcctgtctgttgGTCTGTGCCCTCAGGTCTCCTGGCGTCTCTACAGAGCACGCTCAGTAACCCCAACCTGCAGTCGTCGCTAAGCAACCCCAACATCCAGTCGTCCCTCAGCAGCCACTCCTTCTCCAACTCTCTGAGCTCCGCCTCCCTTCACTCGTCGCTAAGCAACCCGTCTCTGCAGTCGTCGCTCAGCTCCTCCCCCTCCCTGCCGTCCTCCCTCAGCAGCCAATCGCTGCACTCGTCCCTCAGTAACTCCTCCCTCCAGTCCGGCGGCTACGGGGGCGTGGTCGGATCTGGCTCCTCCCCCTACTCTGCGATGCGATCCGGGCAGGGCCAGGCGTCGCTCAGCACATCGCCACGGAGACGGGCCCAGCTGTCGCCGCTCATCCTGCCGATGGCGGGGGAGTCACGGAGGATCCACCCCAAACAGTTCTCCCCCACCATGTCCCCCACCCTGTCCTCCATCTCCCAGGTAACCAGCTCACCTGGAGCCAGGTGGATGACGATGGATGCACATCAAGTTCCTCCAACAGGAAGTGCTCCCCTCATCACccagtgatgtcacttcctgtgtcCCCACAGGGCGTCCCGTTGGACACCAGCCGCCTCCCTCCATACCCGCTCAGCCAGCCAGGCCAGCAGAACCCAtctctgggtcagaaccaccaGATGCTCCGCCTCCAGCAGCCAAGaaccaatcagcagcagctgcaccTGCAGAACCTCCGGAACCAGCACCTGCAGCAGTTTGGACCGGTACGTCAGGATTCTCGCCCCCTTCTGATGTTCTGACTCGgtcctgacccggttctgctccTCCACTGTTGCAGAGGCCCATGGGACCGCAGCAGAATCCGCCCGTCAAGTCGGAGAGCACTTTGGACCCGTGCAGCCAGACGTCCTCCCAGTACGGGTccaaactggaccagaaccagcaggcaGAGCAGCAGCACATCAACCTGAACACAGACTTCTACAACGTGAGTACCAGAACCAGGGTAGGTTCCAATCGGGTCAGAACCTCACATAGAAACAGTCCCATCTTCCCCCAACGTTCTGCGGTCCCTGTATCGTCCCCTGGCGGCCCCCCGAGGGACCGCGGCCCCCATGTTGACCAGCCTGGTTTTGCTGTTGACATCCTGATGTGCTTCTTGCAGGACGCACTGTTCAGTTCGCTGCTGGACGATCCGTACCTCAGCCTGCAGCTGTCGGGAAAATCACACCAGCAGGTGAAACTTAATTTATCTTTGAATTTCTTCCTGTAACTTGGAGCCTGTCAGCGCCAGGCCCCGGGCCCTGGGCCCCGGGCCTCGGCGTGTTTTAGACGAGCCCCTGGTCAGCGCTGCAGAAGGCTGCCGCTCACCACAGATTCAGTCCAGGAACTTGCAGGGCCTCAGCAACACTCACTGAACTTCCTGCTCTGCCAGGAGAAACTTGATTATTCTTCTCACACCATGTGCTGCAGTTCTGCCCTCCACCAGCCGGGGGCAGCACCAGCCCTGCTACCTCCTTAACCGGTCCTCTCCCTCTGCTCCAGTTCCCGGCTGAGAGTCCGGTCGACGGCCTGAACCACGGcggaccgggtcagaaccagttcCCGTCCAACACCCCGGGGGCGCTGGAGCTGCAGGAGCCCGGCGACCCGCGGCGGCTcaaccaccagaaccagaactatgGCGGCGGAGACGGCCGCCAGAACGTCCCCAACATCATCCTCACAGGTACCCACCAGAACCTCACtctgttctgacccggttctgacccgttccCTCCCCCTGCAGGAGACTCTCCCCCCGGTCTGTCCAAGGAGATCGCCAGCGCTCTGTCCCATGTCCCCGGCTTCGAGATGGACGCCTTCTCCCTGGACGAGCCGCTGCGCATCGACCCGCTGGCGCTGGACCTGCTGGAGGGCGAGCTGATGCTGGCTGACCCGGCCGTGGAGGACTCCTTCCGCTCCGACCGCCTCAAATAACCGGACCGGGCCGGGCCGGACACCTATCCCTCCACATGGAGTGCTTAGACTGAAGacctgaggtcagaggtcacaatAGACTTATTTTACCTGGAAACTCTCtggattctggttctggtccatgTGGGCCCAAGATCCAGgagaggaaatgtaaaaaaaccaaaccagcAGCGCTGTGAAGATCATTGTTACATGGAAGCAGGACCAGAACCGGTACCGCTCTGTCAGATGCTCAGTGGGTCGGTGAGTCACTCAGAGAACCACTTCGGGCCCGATCCGGTCTACCTGCAGAACTTTTTCTGCTTCGTTATTCCAGAGGAGATCCGGAACCAGCCGGTCCACATGTCTGTGGTTCTGGACCCACTGGACCCAGAACTCCAGTTCATTTTGTGTCAAACATCACCTCAGAGTTCAGATTTTCTGAAGCGGACCCTGAATGCACCACAGTTCCACTGTAGCCgccaaagtccaaagaaaagcCCGGAACACTCAATCCACAGGGACGGGAagaccggatcagaaccggttcctTTAGGAGGATCCGGTACTGAAAAATATCAGTGCAGTTCATGTGATAAGAACCTCTGCGGTCCTCCAGAACCCAGCGGGTCCTAAGCTGAATTACCCGGGAGAACAAACACCTCCGGAACCGGACCGGGTCTGAACCGGACTGGGTCTGCTGCCTCCAGCAGCTCCTCATCTCTGATCCAGGTCTGGTTCCGACTGGAACCAGAAAAGCCCTGAAATGACTTTTacagaaagatgaaaaatagatttttgcactttgaaggaaaaaagtaaaaatatttttaatttttatatttttatttctgcccaAAGTCTTTAAGCAAGACGTCTCCTGATTGGTGGGACGAACCCTTTAGCCCCGCCCGCTCACTGTGATGGACAGCGCTTAGCCACGCCCCCTGCCTGCTGCTGCATccgtttttcagccatattttttctgtaacatgtaaataagtttgtattttataaagATTTGAAATGTGTTCAAAGTTTCTAATATGAGAGTCTAATAAACTCTGCAGTCGTGTTCTTCTGTCCGAGAATCCGACACGGCCCGGTCCGAttcctggttctgctgttcCACCGCAAAATCATGAAAAATCAGACTTTCCCAGTAATATTCCAGAAAGATGGGCTGCAAAGTTCTGCTTAGAGGGTCCAGTCCAGCCGGGTCCAGATTAATTTGGATCTTATAGTGATTTATCAGAACCAACAGCTGCCAACAGGAAGTCGGTCCACCATGTTCCTGTTTATGGAACACAGCTGGAAGGTTCTGGAGGCAGAACGGGTCAGTGACTGGTTCCGACTGACTGTCCGGAATGTGGAAAACATCCGGTTCAGAACTGCagtgctgccccctgcaggtcaGAGCGGGCTGCTGCAGGTCCTTCACACGGACTGACCGGAACCAAACCTGAGCCCGTTAAAATTCGGTAGTTGATCAGAACAAAGTGAAACGGTACCAGAACCCGCAGTTACTGTTGAGAGCTTTAACCCTTCTCAGATCAGGACCAGCGTCTGTGGGCCTGGAGCCGCTCGAAGCGGGACGGGTTCCGGTCCGGTCCGAGACGGAGGGCCGTCTTCAGTAAGACACTCAGAAATGAACCGCAATGTTTTGGGCACTTTAGCTCTAAATTAACTAAATGTAGAAACCGAATATTTAGCTCCTAGCGAAATAGTTAGCTCTTCgatagctaaatatttagctctgggCTAGCTAACAAACAAATTAGCGGAAGTGGACTATCAAATTAAAAGCTGAGCCTTCAGAACCTGCTGTAGATCCATCGGTAAACatctgtttgattttaaaacggctcgtgtttttgtttaaaatgaaatgtttaagaaaagaaaCGAAGATGAAGAGGTTCGGAAAcctaagtttttcttttctatatattaattagttttcaatttaattaatatattaGTTTCaatctaaatgtttagctttaaaactacattttttataaaataaatatttaatttggagccAGATATATACCTTGATAATTTAAtatgaaggaaaatatttagctaaataaattaagattGAAACTAACTgcataacatggtgaaaatatataaatcccATTTTCTCTTATTGTTGAGTTTGAATAACATCTGTGGATGTTAAACTcggagcagaaccagaaccagagaaagTTCCTGGGAGGATTCGGTCATTTTTCCGCTCAGTCGGCAGACTTCTGGTCTTAGAGGGAATCGGAACCGGACCTGAAAATGATCCATTATTTAACAGGACTCGGTTCTTTAATGATCGAACAAACTGGATGTGGACAGAACCACGAACAAAAAGGTTCTATGaacctgctgtgtgtgtgtgtgtgtg includes the following:
- the LOC116717872 gene encoding CREB-regulated transcription coactivator 2 isoform X1, which encodes MSATGSGGPGPGPGPAMGSGSGASNPRKFSEKIALHTQRQAEETAAFQEVMMDITSTRNLWSSRQLQAQKLRLTRNQGPYYGGSLPNVNQIGRNPQDFQGSFQSGLESSRSTRHHGLVERVQRDRRFVSPVRPYRNRQVENSLYSAAYLSPPPDASWRRNWSGNFPGDKSQLFRLPTTALNRTNSDSALHTSVMNPPMGDFSMAGPTLTPQGARRSGPSDAENRRMFPYPVPPIEENILDEDKLLKAWDAKKLSLPSSRPKSCEVPGINIFTSPEQPSTPVQGVPQVPNTGGSLPDLSSLHFPSPLPTPLDQDEPGYPASSALSGGSSTGNLASTLTQLGINAIGGNSSYHQPAPGLLASLQSTLSNPNLQSSLSNPNIQSSLSSHSFSNSLSSASLHSSLSNPSLQSSLSSSPSLPSSLSSQSLHSSLSNSSLQSGGYGGVVGSGSSPYSAMRSGQGQASLSTSPRRRAQLSPLILPMAGESRRIHPKQFSPTMSPTLSSISQGVPLDTSRLPPYPLSQPGQQNPSLGQNHQMLRLQQPRTNQQQLHLQNLRNQHLQQFGPRPMGPQQNPPVKSESTLDPCSQTSSQYGSKLDQNQQAEQQHINLNTDFYNDALFSSLLDDPYLSLQLSGKSHQQFPAESPVDGLNHGGPGQNQFPSNTPGALELQEPGDPRRLNHQNQNYGGGDGRQNVPNIILTGDSPPGLSKEIASALSHVPGFEMDAFSLDEPLRIDPLALDLLEGELMLADPAVEDSFRSDRLK
- the LOC116717872 gene encoding CREB-regulated transcription coactivator 2 isoform X3, with product MSATGSGGPGPGPGPAMGSGSGASNPRKFSEKIALHTQRQAEETAAFQEVMMDITSTRNLWSSRQLQAQKLRLTRNQGPYYGGSLPNVNQIGRNPQDFQGSFQSGLESSRSTRHHGLVERVQRDRRFVSPVRPYRNRQVENSLYSAAYLSPPPDASWRRTNSDSALHTSVMNPPMGDFSMAGPTLTPQGARRSGPSDAENRRMFPYPVPPIEENILDEDKLLKAWDAKKLSLPSSRPKSCEVPGINIFTSPEQPSTPVQGVPQVPNTGGSLPDLSSLHFPSPLPTPLDQDEPGYPASSALSGGSSTGNLASTLTQLGINAIGGNSSYHQPAPGLLASLQSTLSNPNLQSSLSNPNIQSSLSSHSFSNSLSSASLHSSLSNPSLQSSLSSSPSLPSSLSSQSLHSSLSNSSLQSGGYGGVVGSGSSPYSAMRSGQGQASLSTSPRRRAQLSPLILPMAGESRRIHPKQFSPTMSPTLSSISQGVPLDTSRLPPYPLSQPGQQNPSLGQNHQMLRLQQPRTNQQQLHLQNLRNQHLQQFGPRPMGPQQNPPVKSESTLDPCSQTSSQYGSKLDQNQQAEQQHINLNTDFYNDALFSSLLDDPYLSLQLSGKSHQQFPAESPVDGLNHGGPGQNQFPSNTPGALELQEPGDPRRLNHQNQNYGGGDGRQNVPNIILTGDSPPGLSKEIASALSHVPGFEMDAFSLDEPLRIDPLALDLLEGELMLADPAVEDSFRSDRLK
- the LOC116717872 gene encoding CREB-regulated transcription coactivator 2 isoform X2, which gives rise to MSATGSGGPGPGPGPAMGSGSGASNPRKFSEKIALHTQRQAEETAAFQEVMMDITSTRLQAQKLRLTRNQGPYYGGSLPNVNQIGRNPQDFQGSFQSGLESSRSTRHHGLVERVQRDRRFVSPVRPYRNRQVENSLYSAAYLSPPPDASWRRNWSGNFPGDKSQLFRLPTTALNRTNSDSALHTSVMNPPMGDFSMAGPTLTPQGARRSGPSDAENRRMFPYPVPPIEENILDEDKLLKAWDAKKLSLPSSRPKSCEVPGINIFTSPEQPSTPVQGVPQVPNTGGSLPDLSSLHFPSPLPTPLDQDEPGYPASSALSGGSSTGNLASTLTQLGINAIGGNSSYHQPAPGLLASLQSTLSNPNLQSSLSNPNIQSSLSSHSFSNSLSSASLHSSLSNPSLQSSLSSSPSLPSSLSSQSLHSSLSNSSLQSGGYGGVVGSGSSPYSAMRSGQGQASLSTSPRRRAQLSPLILPMAGESRRIHPKQFSPTMSPTLSSISQGVPLDTSRLPPYPLSQPGQQNPSLGQNHQMLRLQQPRTNQQQLHLQNLRNQHLQQFGPRPMGPQQNPPVKSESTLDPCSQTSSQYGSKLDQNQQAEQQHINLNTDFYNDALFSSLLDDPYLSLQLSGKSHQQFPAESPVDGLNHGGPGQNQFPSNTPGALELQEPGDPRRLNHQNQNYGGGDGRQNVPNIILTGDSPPGLSKEIASALSHVPGFEMDAFSLDEPLRIDPLALDLLEGELMLADPAVEDSFRSDRLK